In Streptomyces violaceusniger Tu 4113, one DNA window encodes the following:
- a CDS encoding carbohydrate ABC transporter permease, with protein MPRRPRLLGRGSRTPNYPAGLGSLIWLGIVGLPLYVLVAATFQTRDGYIDDGPLALPDHPTLANYRRVLRSDFLSYLLNTALVTAVCAAIVITLSVTVGYTVVRARGRTSRRIFQIFLLGLAIPSQAVVIPVYLVITKLHLYDTLLAVILPTAAFSLPVSVLILVGTLRDIDEELYESMALDGASPTRVLFQLVVPLSRSGISTVGVMSALHAWNGFLFPLLLTQSKSNRLLTLGLYDYVGEFRVDTPALLTAVVLSILPIFLVYLFARRQLINGLMGMGGK; from the coding sequence CTGCCCCGCCGCCCGCGCCTTCTCGGGCGCGGTTCCCGGACCCCCAACTACCCGGCCGGGCTCGGCTCCCTGATCTGGCTCGGCATCGTCGGACTGCCGCTGTACGTCCTGGTGGCCGCCACCTTCCAGACCCGCGACGGCTATATCGACGACGGTCCGCTGGCCCTGCCCGACCACCCCACGCTCGCCAACTACCGGCGGGTGCTGCGCTCCGACTTCCTCTCCTACCTCCTCAACACCGCCCTGGTCACGGCCGTATGCGCGGCGATCGTGATCACTCTGTCGGTGACCGTCGGCTACACCGTCGTACGCGCCCGCGGCCGGACCTCCCGCCGGATCTTCCAGATCTTCCTGCTGGGGCTGGCGATCCCCTCCCAGGCGGTGGTGATCCCGGTCTATCTGGTGATCACCAAGCTCCATCTGTACGACACCCTGCTCGCGGTGATCCTGCCGACGGCCGCCTTCTCCCTCCCGGTCAGCGTGCTGATCCTGGTCGGCACGCTGCGCGATATCGACGAGGAGCTGTACGAGTCGATGGCGCTGGACGGGGCGAGCCCGACCCGGGTCCTGTTCCAGCTCGTCGTGCCGCTGTCGCGGTCCGGGATCTCCACGGTCGGGGTGATGTCGGCCCTGCACGCCTGGAACGGCTTCCTCTTCCCGCTGCTGCTCACCCAGTCCAAGAGCAACCGGCTGCTGACCCTGGGGCTGTACGACTACGTGGGCGAGTTCCGGGTGGACACCCCGGCGCTGCTCACCGCCGTGGTGCTCTCCATCCTCCCGATCTTCCTGGTCTATCTCTTCGCCCGCCGTCAGCTCATCAACGGGCTGATGGGCATGGGCGGCAAATAG
- a CDS encoding DUF4387 domain-containing protein has product MNPLTTLLDYCSLVRSKNAGPFTLTFDFMCHDQAAYDALVATGFLNPTLFATLYDADPGQILVVNHPLALAVKVSLPRPTVQGDLRDTDCYAGQQYAPLMDMDVTPA; this is encoded by the coding sequence GTGAACCCCTTGACCACCCTGCTCGACTACTGCTCCCTGGTCCGCTCCAAGAACGCCGGCCCCTTCACCCTCACCTTCGACTTCATGTGCCACGACCAGGCCGCCTACGACGCCCTCGTCGCCACCGGCTTCCTCAACCCCACCCTCTTCGCCACCCTCTACGACGCCGACCCCGGCCAGATCCTCGTCGTCAACCATCCCCTCGCCCTGGCCGTGAAGGTCTCCCTCCCCCGCCCCACCGTCCAAGGCGACCTCCGCGACACCGACTGCTACGCCGGGCAGCAGTACGCCCCGCTCATGGACATGGACGTGACACCCGCATGA
- a CDS encoding helix-turn-helix domain-containing protein — MSTDFQQARVALGARLRELRTACPGGRLTGPQLAERLGWPHSKIYKLENGRQTATAKDLRAWATATDQPEAAEELLSRLSGLESQIRSWRRQLAAGHKPVQDTINAEHQRSITLRGWENCLVVGMLQTADYARAVFTRNADLHKSPRDTEAAVRGRLRRQEGLYDSRKRYHIIMWEGALRALVCPPSVLAAQLDRLMSVVGLDTVELGIVPFAAPLKIQPANGFWVHDERLVLVEDWHAELWINDADSIALYLRAWNTLRESAVFGADAQRLINEARRALIG; from the coding sequence GTGAGCACTGACTTTCAACAGGCGCGGGTGGCCCTAGGAGCGCGGCTTCGGGAACTGCGTACGGCATGCCCTGGAGGTCGGCTCACCGGTCCACAACTCGCCGAACGGCTGGGCTGGCCGCACTCCAAGATCTACAAGCTGGAGAACGGTCGCCAGACCGCGACAGCCAAGGATCTGCGCGCCTGGGCCACGGCAACAGACCAGCCGGAAGCTGCCGAGGAACTACTGTCTCGGCTGAGCGGCCTTGAGTCCCAGATCCGGTCGTGGCGCCGCCAACTGGCCGCCGGGCACAAACCCGTTCAGGACACGATCAACGCCGAGCACCAGCGCTCGATCACACTGCGCGGCTGGGAAAACTGTCTCGTGGTGGGCATGCTCCAGACGGCTGACTACGCACGAGCGGTCTTCACCCGGAACGCAGACCTACACAAGTCTCCACGAGACACCGAGGCTGCGGTACGCGGTCGGCTACGGCGCCAGGAAGGGTTGTACGACTCGCGCAAGCGGTACCACATCATCATGTGGGAGGGGGCGCTCCGCGCCCTCGTCTGCCCGCCGTCGGTGCTCGCCGCACAGCTCGACCGGCTCATGAGCGTCGTCGGCCTGGACACGGTCGAGCTGGGCATCGTGCCCTTCGCCGCGCCTTTGAAGATCCAGCCCGCCAACGGATTCTGGGTCCACGACGAGCGGCTGGTGCTCGTCGAGGACTGGCACGCGGAACTCTGGATCAACGACGCCGACAGCATCGCCCTCTATCTGCGCGCCTGGAACACCCTCCGCGAATCCGCCGTCTTCGGGGCCGATGCCCAGCGCTTGATCAACGAGGCCCGGCGGGCGCTGATCGGGTAG
- a CDS encoding acyclic terpene utilization AtuA family protein — MKGTSLMELRILAPTGALGAGFDADAFARGVAALPDVIACDAGSTDSGPAALGSGTPKLSAQAVTRDLRLLLRARDQLGVPLIIGSCGTSGRDDGVDWVADIARSIAAEENLSFKLGLIYSDQPAQRLRDLHDADRIRPLPHAPAIDRELFDRSHTVAMMGVEPIQDALRDGCEVILAGRASDTALFAAVPHLRGADPGLTWHLAKTIECGAACAIPPSANGLLVTLREDHFDVTTLADGTRLTPRSVAAHTLYENADPYRVTEPSGVLDTTEATYEAIDERTVRVRGARYLPADGYTNKLEGAELIGYQTVIFGGVRDRVVIDALPKLVPLAKEYFEAKILDVFGGAVDPADVDIDYRLYGAGAVLGGSEPDLLARREPRPLTSREPAPLAPRELGVLITVTAPDQATAHAIATFVAHASSHLPIAEYDGLVSTLAYPYSPPETDRGPLYRFTLNHVATGVTPTELFRTTTEEL; from the coding sequence ATGAAAGGCACCAGCCTCATGGAACTCCGCATCCTGGCTCCGACCGGCGCGCTCGGCGCCGGGTTCGACGCCGACGCCTTCGCTCGCGGTGTCGCCGCCCTGCCGGATGTGATCGCCTGCGACGCCGGCTCCACCGACTCCGGCCCCGCCGCCCTGGGCTCGGGCACCCCGAAGCTGTCCGCCCAGGCCGTCACCCGCGATCTGCGCCTGCTGCTCAGGGCCCGCGACCAGCTCGGCGTACCGCTGATCATCGGCTCCTGCGGCACCTCGGGCCGCGACGACGGTGTCGACTGGGTCGCCGACATCGCCCGCTCCATCGCCGCGGAGGAGAACCTGAGCTTCAAGCTCGGCCTGATCTACTCCGACCAGCCCGCCCAGCGCCTGCGGGACCTGCACGACGCGGACCGGATCCGGCCGCTTCCCCACGCGCCCGCCATCGACCGCGAGCTGTTCGACCGCAGCCACACCGTCGCCATGATGGGCGTCGAACCCATCCAGGACGCCCTGCGCGACGGCTGCGAGGTGATCCTCGCCGGACGCGCCAGCGACACCGCCCTGTTCGCCGCCGTCCCGCACCTGCGGGGCGCCGACCCGGGCCTGACCTGGCACCTGGCCAAGACCATCGAATGCGGCGCAGCCTGCGCGATCCCCCCGTCCGCCAACGGGCTGCTCGTCACGTTGCGCGAGGACCACTTCGACGTCACCACCCTCGCCGACGGCACCCGTCTGACTCCCCGCTCCGTCGCCGCCCACACGCTGTACGAGAACGCCGACCCGTACCGTGTCACCGAACCCTCGGGCGTACTCGACACCACCGAGGCCACCTACGAGGCGATCGACGAGCGGACCGTCCGCGTCCGCGGCGCCCGCTACCTGCCGGCCGACGGCTACACCAACAAGCTCGAGGGCGCCGAACTCATCGGCTACCAGACCGTCATCTTCGGCGGGGTACGCGACCGCGTCGTCATCGACGCCCTGCCCAAGCTGGTGCCGCTGGCCAAGGAGTACTTCGAGGCGAAGATCCTCGACGTCTTCGGCGGTGCGGTCGACCCCGCCGACGTCGACATCGACTACCGCCTCTACGGCGCCGGCGCGGTCCTCGGCGGCAGCGAACCCGACCTGCTCGCCCGTCGCGAACCCAGGCCGCTCACCTCCCGCGAACCCGCCCCGCTCGCCCCCCGCGAGCTCGGCGTGCTCATCACCGTCACCGCGCCCGACCAGGCGACCGCCCACGCCATCGCCACCTTCGTCGCCCACGCCAGCAGCCACCTGCCCATCGCCGAGTACGACGGCCTGGTCTCCACCCTCGCCTACCCCTACTCCCCGCCCGAGACGGACCGGGGCCCGCTCTACCGCTTCACCCTCAACCACGTCGCCACGGGCGTCACCCCCACCGAACTCTTCCGCACCACCACCGAGGAGCTGTGA
- a CDS encoding DUF6879 family protein — translation MARRLRFNGTGSGDNGCPAVHEDLDTGEIVIHGAPLTDPEEVDQLQHLGEGEVPIVVPRELLVDFGPKEVMRVPRTIDLDAFNDLFKKFDHTAWRLETRRRFASDEATDTYAQFVAGEPVQWDYEHPWCTSVRAQTDEGKRLERVRIVDNPPTTGQLYLLNNAKRNCDMGEDIRNLWRADADRLRLPAEDFWIFDSKFVALLNFDDDDNLLNVELITEPVAVNRYVQVRDAAWHYAVRYDTFAAGLTT, via the coding sequence ATGGCGCGACGACTGCGCTTCAACGGCACGGGCAGCGGCGATAATGGCTGCCCCGCTGTGCACGAGGACCTGGACACCGGGGAGATCGTTATTCACGGCGCACCGCTCACCGACCCGGAGGAGGTCGACCAGCTTCAACACCTGGGCGAAGGCGAAGTACCGATCGTGGTGCCGCGCGAACTGCTCGTCGACTTCGGCCCCAAGGAAGTCATGCGGGTGCCCCGCACCATCGATCTGGACGCCTTCAACGACCTCTTCAAAAAGTTCGACCACACCGCATGGCGGTTGGAGACCCGCCGCAGGTTCGCCTCGGACGAGGCCACGGACACCTACGCACAGTTCGTCGCGGGCGAGCCGGTTCAATGGGATTACGAACACCCGTGGTGCACCAGCGTCCGAGCACAGACGGATGAAGGCAAGCGGTTGGAGCGCGTCCGCATCGTTGACAACCCGCCGACCACCGGGCAGCTCTATCTGCTCAATAACGCCAAGCGCAACTGTGACATGGGAGAGGACATCCGCAACCTGTGGCGAGCGGACGCCGATCGACTGCGGCTGCCCGCAGAGGACTTCTGGATCTTCGACTCCAAGTTCGTCGCACTGCTCAACTTCGATGACGACGACAATCTGCTCAACGTCGAGCTGATCACGGAGCCGGTGGCGGTCAACCGCTATGTCCAGGTTCGCGATGCAGCATGGCACTACGCCGTCCGGTACGACACGTTCGCAGCAGGACTGACTACGTAG
- a CDS encoding carbohydrate ABC transporter permease: MADAATRERRRSVGRPGGGRSEVGRPGVGRPGVVWALPGALFFVFFAVAPMVLVGALAFTDWDGIGTPSWTGMSNWSRLWDDPETHQAIWLSLVLTVLTWVFQTPLALLLGVWAAGRQRNRAVLSAIFFLPLLGSSVALALVWKSLLDPNFGLIADIGPALGFADGDLLGSSKGAFGAVLFVTAWQFIPLHTLIYQGGARAIPRSLYDAAAIDGAGTVRQFFSITLPQLRNTIVTSSVIMVVGALTFFDTVLILTKGGPGTDTTIVPYLMYKNGFQAFDLGYASAVATILVVVATTVSLLLVRLTGFAAMRSTREGM; the protein is encoded by the coding sequence ATGGCGGACGCCGCGACGCGCGAGCGGCGCCGGAGCGTCGGCCGACCAGGGGGTGGCCGGTCGGAGGTCGGCCGGCCGGGGGTCGGCCGGCCCGGCGTCGTCTGGGCCCTGCCCGGGGCGCTGTTCTTCGTCTTCTTCGCGGTGGCGCCGATGGTCCTGGTCGGTGCCCTCGCCTTCACCGACTGGGACGGCATCGGCACCCCGAGCTGGACCGGGATGAGCAACTGGTCCCGGCTGTGGGACGACCCGGAAACCCATCAGGCCATCTGGCTCAGCCTGGTGCTGACCGTGCTGACCTGGGTGTTCCAGACCCCGCTCGCCCTGCTGCTGGGCGTATGGGCGGCCGGGCGGCAGCGCAACCGGGCCGTGCTGTCGGCGATCTTCTTCCTGCCGCTGCTGGGCTCCTCCGTCGCGCTCGCGCTGGTCTGGAAGTCGCTGCTGGACCCCAACTTCGGTCTGATCGCCGATATCGGGCCCGCTCTGGGCTTCGCGGACGGCGATCTGCTCGGCAGCTCCAAGGGCGCCTTCGGGGCGGTCCTCTTCGTCACCGCCTGGCAGTTCATCCCGCTGCACACACTGATCTACCAGGGCGGTGCCCGCGCCATCCCGCGCTCGCTCTACGACGCGGCGGCGATCGACGGCGCCGGGACCGTACGGCAGTTCTTCTCGATCACCCTGCCCCAACTGCGCAACACCATCGTCACCTCCTCGGTGATCATGGTGGTGGGCGCGCTGACCTTCTTCGACACCGTCCTGATCCTCACCAAGGGCGGCCCGGGCACGGACACCACGATCGTGCCCTACCTGATGTACAAGAATGGCTTCCAGGCGTTCGACCTCGGCTACGCCAGCGCGGTCGCCACCATCCTCGTCGTCGTCGCCACCACCGTCTCGCTGCTGCTGGTGCGGCTCACCGGCTTCGCCGCGATGCGCAGCACCCGGGAGGGGATGTGA
- a CDS encoding oxidoreductase, with translation MKGWTASDIPDQTGRTAVVTGANSGLGFITARELARRGGQVVLACRNEARGAEAAQRIRAQAPGAYVRVAPLDLADLKSVRTFAAEHQGDRLDLLINNAGVMALPRRSTADGFEMQFGVNHLGHFALTGLLLPKLLEAGPGARVVSVSSFMHMLGTVDPRDLHMERGYRRWTAYSRSKSANLLFIHELSRRLRATNAHLVAAAAHPGYASTNLQTAAPKMEGRRAAKRFMEIGNRYFAQSPDQGALPILYAATAPDVRQNDFFGPPLQGLWHGSPVRSARAKWTRSDTAGRGLWAASERLTGVRYEALAS, from the coding sequence ATGAAGGGCTGGACCGCGAGCGACATCCCCGATCAGACCGGCCGCACCGCCGTGGTGACCGGCGCCAACAGCGGCCTCGGCTTCATCACCGCGCGGGAGCTGGCACGGCGCGGCGGGCAGGTGGTGCTCGCCTGCCGCAACGAGGCGCGCGGGGCCGAGGCCGCGCAGCGGATCCGGGCGCAGGCGCCGGGCGCGTATGTCCGGGTCGCGCCGCTGGACCTCGCGGATCTGAAGTCCGTACGCACCTTCGCGGCCGAGCACCAGGGCGACCGGCTCGATCTGCTCATCAACAACGCGGGCGTGATGGCCCTCCCGCGCCGCAGCACCGCCGATGGCTTCGAGATGCAGTTCGGCGTCAACCACCTGGGACACTTCGCGCTGACCGGCCTGCTGCTGCCCAAGCTGCTGGAGGCGGGCCCGGGGGCGCGGGTGGTCAGCGTGTCCAGCTTTATGCACATGCTGGGGACGGTCGACCCGCGCGACCTGCACATGGAGCGCGGATACCGCCGTTGGACCGCCTACTCCCGCTCCAAGTCCGCCAATCTCCTCTTCATCCACGAACTGTCCCGCCGCCTGCGCGCGACGAACGCCCACCTGGTCGCGGCCGCCGCACACCCCGGCTACGCCTCGACCAACCTCCAGACCGCCGCCCCCAAAATGGAGGGCCGCCGGGCAGCCAAGCGATTCATGGAAATCGGCAACCGCTACTTCGCCCAGAGCCCGGACCAGGGCGCCCTCCCCATCCTGTACGCGGCCACCGCCCCGGACGTCCGCCAGAACGACTTCTTCGGCCCGCCACTCCAGGGCCTCTGGCACGGCTCCCCCGTCCGCTCGGCCCGCGCCAAGTGGACACGCAGCGACACGGCTGGCCGGGGGCTGTGGGCCGCGTCCGAGCGGCTGACGGGCGTACGGTACGAGGCGCTCGCGAGCTGA
- a CDS encoding MFS transporter, giving the protein MPDTPPISPPGAVSMSTLPRPAPGDRMNRGAVLWVTLAVFAQEAVWNFYDAQVPEQLRHYFSSAGVVGLIMGLDHSWGIFTQPSVGFLSDKLARRRTGRWPIVLIGAAVAAVPFVLIPWATNLPTLLVCVVGFAAIANAFKGVTETLVSDYVAPSNRSKAQGFIKAGVSLTIVVSSLISLLVADRSLRLAFAIPPLLMLIMLGLSWAFLGRHHTDVLLPDEEGEGAKAAPEQEFASPWAVLKGALRSPSSPTLLLMVGIFCFAGMWSALRSLMTPYGTQVLGLTRGEAAGLALPGAVAFLVCVLPIAYASNRFGQLRAMRYGVGLFIAGLLLGFTMPTVPGTITSMVLCSLGYTSFAVNALVALWNLAPTQKVLGTYTTLYTIASASGMALGPAILGTTIDLTRWRYMHLNAAVFAAVTFLVFTRLVRRAPDRATDRATDRAAA; this is encoded by the coding sequence ATGCCTGACACTCCCCCCATATCCCCGCCCGGCGCGGTGAGCATGAGCACCCTTCCCCGCCCGGCACCCGGCGACCGCATGAACCGCGGCGCCGTGCTGTGGGTGACCCTCGCCGTCTTCGCACAGGAAGCGGTGTGGAACTTCTACGACGCCCAGGTCCCCGAGCAGTTGCGGCATTACTTCAGCTCCGCGGGCGTGGTCGGCCTGATCATGGGGTTGGACCACTCCTGGGGCATCTTCACGCAGCCGTCGGTCGGGTTCCTCTCCGACAAGCTCGCCCGCCGCCGCACCGGCCGGTGGCCGATCGTACTGATCGGCGCCGCGGTCGCGGCCGTGCCGTTCGTCCTCATCCCCTGGGCGACGAACCTTCCCACCCTGCTGGTGTGCGTGGTCGGTTTCGCCGCGATCGCCAACGCGTTCAAGGGCGTTACCGAGACCCTGGTGTCCGACTACGTCGCGCCGTCCAACCGCAGCAAGGCACAGGGCTTCATCAAGGCCGGCGTCAGCCTGACCATCGTCGTGTCCTCCCTGATCAGCCTTCTCGTCGCCGACCGGTCACTGCGCCTCGCGTTCGCCATCCCGCCGCTGCTGATGCTGATCATGCTGGGGCTGTCCTGGGCGTTCCTCGGCCGCCATCACACGGACGTGCTGCTGCCGGACGAGGAGGGGGAGGGGGCGAAGGCTGCCCCCGAGCAGGAGTTCGCCTCCCCGTGGGCGGTGCTGAAGGGCGCGCTGCGTTCGCCGTCCAGCCCGACCCTGCTGCTGATGGTCGGCATCTTCTGCTTCGCCGGCATGTGGTCCGCGCTGCGCTCGCTCATGACGCCGTACGGCACGCAGGTGCTCGGCCTGACCCGCGGCGAGGCGGCCGGTCTGGCGCTGCCGGGCGCGGTCGCGTTCCTCGTCTGCGTGCTGCCGATCGCCTACGCCTCCAACCGGTTCGGGCAGTTGCGCGCGATGCGGTACGGCGTCGGGCTGTTCATCGCGGGCCTGCTCCTCGGGTTCACGATGCCGACCGTGCCCGGCACGATCACCTCGATGGTGCTCTGCTCGCTCGGGTACACCTCGTTCGCGGTCAACGCGCTGGTCGCGCTGTGGAACCTGGCACCGACCCAGAAGGTGCTGGGCACCTACACCACGCTGTACACGATCGCCTCGGCGTCCGGGATGGCGCTGGGCCCGGCGATCCTCGGCACCACGATCGACCTGACCCGCTGGCGCTATATGCACCTGAACGCCGCGGTGTTCGCCGCCGTCACCTTCCTCGTCTTCACCCGCCTGGTCCGCCGCGCACCCGATCGCGCCACCGACCGCGCCACCGACCGCGCCGCCGCCTGA
- a CDS encoding GntR family transcriptional regulator, with protein sequence MSTDALGPMETVSLADQAYRRLRDAIREGVLRPGEKITERDLAARLGVSPTPVREALRQLVHEKVVERVGPRALRIADHSSAARSEIVEAEVRLSALMARLAARNATAQQLTDLVALLAEADQITAGIERTVAEEGLGADVSEQLAAVFHKLRLFHRQVESCVGNPVLEGLLGQARAFSYEERLDLTMKLAPEHAEAFRARYSEHRQLLDALLERDEERAEELAARHHRAALVQLSGG encoded by the coding sequence ATGAGCACTGACGCCCTCGGCCCCATGGAGACCGTGTCGCTGGCCGACCAGGCATACCGGCGACTGAGGGACGCGATCCGCGAGGGCGTCCTGCGGCCGGGCGAGAAGATCACCGAGCGCGATCTCGCCGCCCGGCTCGGCGTGAGCCCCACCCCCGTCCGGGAGGCGCTGCGCCAGCTCGTGCACGAGAAGGTCGTCGAGCGCGTCGGCCCCCGGGCCCTGCGGATCGCCGACCACTCCTCGGCCGCCCGTTCCGAGATCGTCGAGGCCGAGGTCCGGCTGTCCGCCCTGATGGCCCGCCTCGCCGCCCGTAACGCCACCGCCCAGCAGCTCACCGACCTGGTCGCCTTGCTGGCCGAGGCCGACCAGATCACCGCCGGCATCGAACGGACCGTCGCCGAGGAGGGGTTGGGCGCCGACGTGTCCGAGCAGCTCGCGGCCGTCTTCCACAAGCTGCGGCTCTTCCATCGGCAGGTCGAGTCGTGTGTGGGCAACCCCGTCCTGGAGGGGCTGCTCGGCCAGGCGAGGGCCTTCAGCTACGAGGAGCGGCTCGACCTCACCATGAAGCTCGCGCCCGAGCACGCCGAGGCGTTCCGGGCCCGCTACTCCGAGCACCGCCAACTCCTGGACGCGCTCCTCGAACGGGACGAGGAGCGCGCCGAGGAACTCGCGGCGCGGCACCACCGCGCCGCGCTCGTCCAGCTCTCCGGCGGCTGA
- a CDS encoding glycoside hydrolase family 3 N-terminal domain-containing protein, which yields MPQPWQDTSLSAEDRAAALLSSMTLEEKLAQLAGVWPGSEAEEGEDVAPLQHEVSEAVDLDGLLPHGVGQLTRPFGTSPVEPAEGAAALARLQTRIAAGNRFGIPALAHEECLTGFFAWRATVFPTPLAWGASFDPALVGRAAELIGGSLRSAGIHQGLAPVLDVVRDARWGRTEESIGEDPYLVATIGTAYVRGLESAGIVATLKHFAGYSASRGGRNHAPVSIGPRELADVILPPFELAVRDGGARSVMHSYNDIDGVPSAANPWLLTELLRDTWGFTGTVVADYFGVSFLELAHRVAATRGDAAGLALAAGVDVELPAVRCFGTPLRDAVRAGEVDEALVDRAALRVLRQKCELGLLDADWSPMPSALAEPTESAVPSGPTGTPGLDLDPPGMRAVARELAEESVVLLADDGDVLPLAPDARIAVVGPLADDPAAMLGCYTFPRHVGVEHPELPLGIEVPTLFAALRAELPGARITHAEGCAAPGPGGFAGEPGAATSAGAAALTAESRLAQAARTAADADVCVAVLGDRSGLFGRGTSGEGCDAADLELPGDQGALLDTLVATGTPVVLVLFTGRPYALGRWSRLLAAAVQAFFPGEEGGPAVAGALSGRVNPSGRLPVSVPYTSGGQPWTYAQPPLGLRGDSSSIDPTPLFPFGHGLSYTSFAWERPESDAAEVPTDGETTVRLTVRNTGDRAGTEVVQLYLHDPVARIARPVSRLIGYARVPLRPGESAEVHFAFHADLASYPLRADGTRVVEPGALELRLASSSADSGVRHTVPLTLTGPERTVDHRRRMVCEARVK from the coding sequence ATGCCTCAGCCCTGGCAGGACACCTCCCTCTCCGCCGAGGACCGCGCGGCGGCCCTGCTCTCCTCGATGACGCTGGAGGAGAAGCTCGCCCAACTCGCCGGCGTATGGCCGGGATCGGAGGCCGAGGAGGGCGAGGATGTCGCCCCGCTCCAGCACGAGGTGTCCGAGGCCGTGGACCTCGACGGCCTCCTCCCCCATGGCGTCGGCCAGCTCACCCGCCCCTTCGGCACCTCCCCCGTCGAACCCGCCGAGGGCGCCGCCGCGCTGGCGCGCCTCCAGACCCGGATCGCCGCCGGAAACCGCTTCGGGATCCCGGCGCTGGCCCATGAGGAGTGTCTGACCGGCTTCTTCGCCTGGCGCGCCACCGTCTTCCCCACCCCGCTCGCCTGGGGCGCGTCCTTCGACCCGGCGCTGGTGGGACGGGCCGCCGAGCTGATCGGCGGTTCGCTGCGGTCGGCCGGTATCCACCAGGGGCTGGCCCCGGTGCTGGACGTGGTGCGGGACGCGCGCTGGGGCCGTACGGAGGAGTCCATCGGCGAGGACCCCTATCTGGTCGCGACCATCGGCACCGCCTATGTCCGCGGCCTGGAGTCCGCCGGGATCGTCGCCACCCTCAAGCATTTCGCGGGCTACTCCGCCTCCCGGGGCGGCCGCAACCACGCACCGGTCTCCATCGGCCCGCGGGAACTCGCCGATGTGATCCTGCCGCCCTTCGAGCTGGCGGTGCGGGACGGGGGCGCGCGGTCGGTCATGCACTCCTACAACGACATCGACGGTGTGCCCTCGGCCGCCAACCCCTGGTTGCTGACCGAACTGCTCCGCGACACCTGGGGCTTCACCGGCACCGTCGTCGCCGACTACTTCGGGGTGTCCTTCCTGGAGCTGGCCCACCGGGTCGCCGCCACCCGGGGCGACGCGGCGGGGCTCGCCCTGGCGGCGGGGGTGGACGTGGAGCTGCCCGCGGTGCGCTGCTTCGGCACCCCGCTGCGGGACGCGGTGCGGGCCGGGGAGGTGGACGAGGCGCTGGTGGACCGGGCGGCGCTGCGGGTGCTGCGGCAGAAGTGCGAGCTGGGGCTGCTGGACGCGGACTGGTCGCCGATGCCGTCGGCGCTCGCGGAGCCCACGGAATCCGCCGTCCCCTCAGGACCCACGGGAACCCCCGGCCTCGATCTCGATCCGCCCGGGATGCGGGCCGTGGCACGCGAGCTGGCCGAGGAGTCGGTGGTGCTGCTCGCCGACGACGGCGATGTGCTGCCGCTCGCGCCGGACGCCCGGATCGCGGTGGTCGGCCCGCTCGCCGACGACCCCGCCGCCATGCTCGGCTGCTACACCTTCCCCCGCCATGTGGGGGTGGAACACCCCGAACTGCCCCTGGGCATCGAGGTGCCGACGCTGTTCGCCGCGCTGCGCGCCGAACTGCCCGGTGCGCGGATCACCCACGCGGAGGGGTGCGCCGCGCCCGGCCCGGGCGGGTTCGCCGGGGAACCGGGCGCGGCGACCTCGGCCGGTGCGGCGGCGCTCACCGCCGAGAGCAGGCTGGCGCAGGCGGCCAGGACGGCGGCGGACGCGGATGTGTGCGTCGCGGTGCTGGGCGACCGCTCGGGCCTGTTCGGCCGGGGCACCTCGGGCGAGGGCTGCGACGCCGCCGACCTCGAACTTCCCGGTGATCAGGGGGCGTTGCTGGACACCCTGGTGGCCACCGGCACCCCGGTGGTGCTGGTGCTGTTCACGGGTCGGCCGTACGCTCTCGGCCGCTGGTCGAGGCTGCTTGCCGCCGCCGTGCAGGCTTTCTTCCCCGGTGAGGAGGGCGGCCCGGCGGTGGCCGGGGCGCTGAGCGGCCGCGTCAACCCCTCGGGCCGGCTGCCGGTGAGCGTCCCGTACACGTCCGGCGGCCAGCCCTGGACGTACGCACAGCCGCCGCTCGGGCTGCGGGGCGACTCCAGCTCGATCGACCCGACCCCGCTGTTCCCCTTCGGCCACGGGCTGTCGTACACCTCGTTCGCCTGGGAGCGCCCGGAGTCCGACGCGGCCGAGGTGCCGACCGACGGGGAGACCACGGTCCGGCTGACCGTGCGCAACACCGGGGACCGGGCCGGGACGGAGGTCGTACAGCTCTATCTCCATGACCCGGTGGCGCGTATCGCCCGGCCGGTGTCCCGGCTGATCGGCTACGCACGGGTGCCGCTGCGGCCGGGCGAGTCGGCCGAGGTCCACTTCGCCTTCCACGCCGACCTCGCCTCGTATCCGCTGCGGGCCGATGGCACGAGGGTGGTGGAACCGGGCGCGCTGGAGCTGCGGCTGGCCTCCTCCAGCGCCGACTCCGGCGTACGGCACACGGTCCCGCTGACGCTCACCGGACCCGAGCGCACGGTGGACCACCGGCGGCGGATGGTGTGCGAGGCGCGGGTGAAGTAG